One Corallococcus exiguus DNA segment encodes these proteins:
- a CDS encoding dihydrofolate reductase family protein, producing the protein MGLLTFGLNVTLDGCIDHTQGIVDDELHDYWRQLMEQSGAMLFGRNTYELMEGAWPAVARDEKAPRAMREWAQKLEAKAKYVVSGSRSDFPWQNTIKVEGDLREAISALKAKTERGVLVGAPKLAAALEEWGLIEEYRIVVHPIISGRGPTLFHGLSSARHLELLSTQRFKSGVQALHFRRKAG; encoded by the coding sequence ATGGGCCTCCTCACCTTCGGTCTCAATGTGACTTTGGACGGGTGCATCGATCACACCCAGGGGATCGTGGACGACGAGCTGCACGACTATTGGAGGCAGCTCATGGAGCAGAGCGGGGCGATGCTCTTCGGGCGCAACACCTACGAGCTGATGGAGGGAGCCTGGCCCGCGGTGGCACGCGACGAAAAGGCGCCGCGCGCGATGCGCGAGTGGGCACAGAAGCTCGAGGCGAAGGCGAAGTACGTCGTGTCGGGCTCGCGGAGCGACTTTCCGTGGCAGAACACGATCAAGGTGGAGGGTGACCTTCGCGAGGCGATCTCGGCGCTGAAAGCGAAGACCGAGCGGGGTGTCCTCGTCGGAGCGCCCAAGCTCGCGGCTGCGCTCGAGGAGTGGGGGCTCATCGAGGAGTACCGCATCGTCGTTCATCCCATCATCAGTGGCCGCGGGCCGACGTTGTTCCATGGCCTGTCGAGTGCGCGGCATCTCGAGCTCCTCTCGACGCAGCGGTTCAAGTCCGGCGTGCAGGCGCTCCACTTCCGTCGCAAAGCGGGATGA